A window of the Mucilaginibacter sp. cycad4 genome harbors these coding sequences:
- a CDS encoding ABC transporter ATP-binding protein: MLSLQHISKYFQVGGNRNIILNDLSLEIDEGEFISIMGPSGSGKSTLLNIIGMLDEPSDGYHYFEGHAVHQLKEKQRSALYKQYIGFVFQAYHLIDELTVYENIETPLIYQDFKSAERKAMVADMLDRFSIVGKKDLFPAQLSGGQQQLVGIARALIAKPKLLLADEPTGNLNSKQGEEIMELFRKLNKEDGVTIIQVTHSEKNAEYGSRIIDLLDGRIDSSRKL, encoded by the coding sequence ATGTTATCACTGCAGCATATTTCAAAGTATTTCCAGGTAGGGGGCAACAGAAACATCATCCTGAATGATCTTAGCCTCGAGATTGACGAGGGTGAATTTATTTCTATCATGGGCCCTTCAGGTTCGGGCAAATCAACATTGCTTAATATCATAGGCATGCTCGACGAACCATCAGACGGGTACCATTACTTTGAAGGCCATGCGGTGCATCAGCTCAAAGAAAAACAACGGTCGGCTTTGTACAAGCAGTATATCGGTTTCGTTTTCCAGGCTTACCATTTAATTGATGAGCTTACCGTTTACGAAAACATTGAAACCCCGCTTATTTACCAGGATTTTAAGAGCGCTGAACGTAAAGCCATGGTTGCCGATATGCTTGACCGTTTTAGCATTGTTGGTAAAAAAGATCTTTTCCCTGCACAATTATCAGGCGGGCAGCAGCAGCTTGTAGGCATAGCCCGCGCACTTATTGCAAAACCAAAATTGTTATTGGCTGATGAACCAACCGGTAACCTCAACTCAAAACAGGGGGAGGAAATCATGGAACTGTTCCGTAAGCTGAATAAGGAAGATGGGGTGACCATTATACAAGTTACCCACTCCGAAAAAAATGCCGAATACGGTTCGCGCATTATCGATCTGCTGGATGGCCGGATCGATTCATCAAGAAAACTCTGA
- a CDS encoding TolC family protein — protein MRYYKLLFLGLVTLSSAKAFGQADTSLSLQKCIDIAIKNNLDVKQSELKAQSARIDFMQAKENMLPTLNANINHGINQGRNINPFTNTYVNQSLTYGNYSLESNLTLFGGLQNVNAIKQTSLAYQAGKMDLQQAKDLVTINVITAYLLVLDNTELLAQVKNQVDVSAKQVERLTVLEKDGANKLPSDLYDLQGTLGDNKLNVVAANSALESAKLSLLQILNIPYNKNIVLQPINAQDVANQTALSSDQVYDTALQQLALVKAATLRRQSAEKAVSVAKGALLPNVSLYGGLYTNYSSAAQTSVFTDSSTVKTGDFINTPSGKQSVLTTQANYVNKDIGYYDQFKNNYSTQFGVSLKIPILNYFQNHNKVAKAKIDLLNYKYIEENTKIKLKQDVEQAYLNMTSAYNRYSVLLDQVKAYAESFRTAEIRFNAGVLTSVDYVVAKNNLDKSKINMINARYDCYIYNKILDYYQGKLTL, from the coding sequence ATGCGATACTATAAATTACTATTTCTCGGTCTTGTTACGTTGTCGTCGGCAAAAGCGTTTGGCCAGGCTGATACATCCCTTTCGTTGCAGAAATGCATTGATATTGCCATAAAAAATAACCTTGATGTAAAGCAAAGCGAATTAAAGGCCCAAAGTGCCCGTATTGATTTTATGCAGGCCAAAGAAAACATGCTGCCGACTTTAAATGCTAATATAAACCACGGTATAAACCAGGGGCGTAATATTAACCCCTTTACAAATACCTATGTAAATCAGTCATTAACTTACGGCAACTACAGTCTCGAATCAAACCTTACGCTTTTTGGCGGCTTGCAAAATGTAAATGCTATCAAGCAAACTTCGCTCGCTTACCAGGCCGGTAAAATGGATTTACAGCAAGCTAAAGATTTGGTTACTATAAATGTGATTACTGCCTATTTGCTCGTACTGGATAATACGGAGTTGTTGGCGCAGGTTAAAAACCAGGTTGATGTTTCAGCAAAACAGGTTGAAAGGCTAACTGTTTTAGAAAAGGACGGCGCTAATAAATTGCCCTCTGATCTTTATGATTTGCAAGGTACGCTGGGCGATAACAAGTTGAATGTTGTTGCAGCCAACAGCGCGCTGGAAAGTGCCAAATTGAGCTTACTGCAAATACTTAATATCCCGTATAATAAAAATATTGTGCTGCAGCCTATTAATGCACAGGACGTGGCAAATCAAACTGCGCTTTCGTCCGACCAGGTTTACGATACAGCTTTGCAGCAACTGGCTTTGGTTAAAGCCGCTACACTTCGCCGTCAAAGCGCCGAAAAGGCTGTTAGCGTAGCTAAAGGAGCTTTGCTGCCAAATGTTTCGTTATATGGCGGTTTGTACACCAATTATTCAAGCGCAGCGCAAACCTCAGTGTTCACCGATTCATCAACTGTAAAAACAGGTGACTTTATAAATACACCAAGCGGTAAGCAATCCGTATTAACTACGCAGGCCAATTATGTAAATAAAGATATTGGCTACTATGACCAGTTTAAAAATAACTATAGTACACAGTTTGGTGTAAGCTTAAAGATCCCGATCTTAAATTATTTCCAAAATCACAATAAAGTGGCCAAAGCAAAGATCGATTTGCTCAACTATAAATACATAGAGGAAAATACTAAGATTAAACTGAAGCAAGACGTTGAGCAGGCTTATCTTAACATGACGTCAGCCTATAACAGGTATAGTGTGCTGCTTGATCAGGTTAAAGCCTATGCCGAATCATTCCGTACTGCCGAAATACGGTTCAATGCGGGTGTTTTAACCTCGGTGGATTATGTAGTAGCGAAAAATAACCTTGATAAATCAAAGATAAACATGATCAATGCCCGTTATGACTGTTATATCTACAACAAGATACTTGATTATTACCAGGGTAAATTAACGTTGTAA
- a CDS encoding transposase, producing the protein MTRSSVRVVRYSISFKQKVVREIEEEGLSLTEASRRYGIGGAETVSRWLGALGKQYLQNKVIRVETKAEKGRLLELEQEVKKLKLALADAYLARDCAEEVVKQAGKLYGEDLKKKFGGQVSERSGQNTD; encoded by the coding sequence ATGACAAGAAGTAGCGTAAGAGTAGTTCGGTACAGTATTAGCTTTAAACAAAAAGTAGTCAGGGAGATAGAAGAAGAAGGTCTGAGCCTGACAGAAGCAAGCCGTCGCTACGGGATCGGTGGAGCAGAGACAGTAAGCAGATGGCTTGGTGCATTAGGTAAACAATATTTACAAAACAAGGTAATCAGAGTGGAAACGAAAGCAGAGAAGGGTCGGTTATTAGAATTAGAACAGGAAGTTAAAAAGTTAAAGCTGGCTTTGGCAGATGCTTACCTGGCGCGGGATTGCGCAGAAGAGGTAGTCAAGCAGGCAGGCAAACTATACGGGGAGGATTTAAAAAAAAAGTTTGGCGGTCAAGTATCGGAGCGCTCCGGTCAAAATACAGATTAA
- a CDS encoding ABC transporter permease translates to MIRNYFKTAWRNIWKSKVFSAINIFGLAVGMAACIVIVLFVYYEKSFDALHTKNIYRLNEVQKFEGMGASQKVALSMFPMGPSLKADFPEVKNFTRVRWQQKFPLNYGLKRVYMPQVFFVDSVFLKMFDFKLLRGDRETALLKPRSILLTEDAAKRMFGGEDPMGKTVTNYGQDTITYSVTGILANVPKNSQLQFDCLFSFSSIYKPWMFTNWGGNWLNTYLELAPGTNISALEKKFPAYLQKYKGKDGPKNYELFLLSLKDVHANSADIGLDYINYQKFDKHITNLFTVIGIIVLVIACINFINLSTARSSERAKEVGVRKSIGAGRFQLAMQFLGETILLSLIALVFACILVSLAIPFVNSLSQRDISLPLHDNKMLIGVVFISTVLVGIISGIYPALFLSSFQPVKVLKGALASAGGNKVPLRNILVVGQFTSAVILMIATVLVIKQLKFMQQKDPGFNRDQIVNVPLGLIPQNKYDLFKQELLSNTLVQGVTASQDILGSHLDQTGISFKLGDSPLRQLTSTLLVVDNNYLDLYKIKLLMGKNFSTDTSAVWKQYIINEALAKELLKDHKGKNMESLLGQRFGFDSLGRITGIAKDFNFNSLHYKIETLFLVNGKGFGQMSVKINGGRAKQAVAFIQSTWMKQFPGVPFEYQFLDDHFNEVYGVDNQVSTVVSILAGLIIIISCLGLFGLASYSAEKRIKEIGVRKVLGASVQNIVMLLSGHFVKLVLIANVIAWPIAFYAMSKWLQDFAYRIDISWWVFGLAGFTSLVIAFATVSFQAIKAAVANPVKSLRSE, encoded by the coding sequence ATGATAAGGAACTACTTCAAAACCGCCTGGCGGAATATCTGGAAAAGCAAGGTTTTTTCGGCTATTAACATTTTTGGGTTGGCTGTAGGTATGGCGGCCTGTATCGTGATAGTGCTGTTTGTTTATTATGAAAAAAGCTTTGATGCGTTGCATACTAAAAATATTTATCGTTTAAACGAGGTGCAAAAATTTGAGGGCATGGGCGCGTCGCAAAAAGTGGCCTTATCCATGTTCCCGATGGGGCCGAGCCTTAAGGCCGACTTTCCGGAGGTGAAAAACTTTACACGGGTGCGCTGGCAGCAAAAGTTTCCGCTTAATTACGGGCTTAAGCGGGTGTACATGCCCCAGGTGTTTTTTGTCGATTCGGTTTTTCTGAAAATGTTTGATTTTAAGCTGCTAAGGGGCGATAGGGAAACCGCGCTGTTAAAACCACGCAGTATTTTATTAACCGAAGATGCCGCTAAACGAATGTTTGGCGGTGAGGACCCGATGGGTAAAACCGTTACAAACTACGGGCAAGACACGATAACTTATTCGGTTACCGGCATCTTAGCCAATGTGCCTAAAAATTCACAATTGCAGTTTGATTGCCTGTTTTCGTTTAGCAGTATTTATAAACCATGGATGTTTACCAATTGGGGCGGCAACTGGTTAAATACTTATTTGGAATTGGCACCGGGTACTAATATCTCGGCACTTGAAAAGAAATTTCCAGCTTATCTTCAAAAATATAAAGGGAAAGACGGTCCTAAAAATTACGAATTATTCCTGCTATCCCTAAAAGATGTTCACGCTAATTCAGCCGATATAGGGTTGGACTATATAAATTATCAAAAATTTGATAAGCACATTACCAACTTGTTTACAGTTATCGGCATCATTGTTTTGGTGATAGCCTGTATCAATTTTATCAATCTTTCAACCGCACGGTCATCAGAACGGGCCAAGGAAGTTGGCGTACGCAAGTCTATCGGTGCAGGTCGTTTTCAACTGGCCATGCAGTTTTTGGGCGAAACCATTTTATTGTCTTTAATAGCCCTGGTATTTGCCTGTATTTTGGTAAGCCTTGCTATTCCTTTTGTCAATAGTTTAAGTCAGCGTGATATCAGTTTGCCGCTACATGATAACAAGATGCTTATAGGAGTGGTATTTATTAGCACCGTGCTTGTAGGCATTATATCGGGCATATATCCTGCGCTTTTCCTGTCGTCATTTCAGCCGGTTAAGGTGTTGAAGGGGGCTTTGGCTTCAGCAGGAGGTAATAAGGTGCCCTTGAGGAATATTTTAGTTGTAGGCCAGTTTACCAGTGCGGTAATTTTGATGATAGCCACAGTGCTGGTTATCAAACAGCTTAAGTTTATGCAGCAAAAAGACCCCGGCTTTAACCGCGATCAGATTGTGAATGTTCCTTTAGGCCTCATCCCGCAAAATAAATATGATCTGTTTAAGCAGGAATTGCTTTCCAATACATTGGTGCAAGGGGTAACAGCATCGCAGGACATTTTAGGGAGCCACCTTGATCAAACCGGGATTTCCTTTAAACTGGGCGATTCGCCATTGCGCCAGCTTACTTCAACCTTGCTGGTTGTTGATAATAATTATCTCGATCTGTATAAGATCAAGCTGCTTATGGGTAAAAACTTTTCTACCGATACCTCGGCTGTCTGGAAGCAGTACATCATCAATGAAGCGCTGGCGAAGGAATTGCTGAAAGATCATAAAGGGAAAAATATGGAATCCTTATTAGGCCAAAGGTTTGGTTTTGATTCTTTAGGGAGGATCACCGGGATAGCCAAAGATTTCAATTTCAACTCCCTTCATTACAAAATAGAGACACTATTCCTGGTAAATGGAAAAGGATTCGGCCAGATGTCGGTTAAGATCAATGGAGGCAGGGCTAAGCAGGCTGTGGCGTTTATCCAGTCAACCTGGATGAAGCAGTTTCCCGGTGTCCCTTTTGAATACCAGTTTCTTGATGATCACTTTAACGAGGTTTACGGTGTTGATAACCAGGTAAGCACGGTAGTAAGTATTTTAGCCGGACTAATCATCATTATATCCTGTTTGGGGCTATTTGGCCTCGCATCGTACTCGGCCGAGAAACGGATCAAGGAGATTGGTGTGCGCAAGGTGCTTGGCGCATCGGTACAAAATATTGTAATGCTGCTTTCGGGGCATTTTGTAAAACTGGTGCTGATTGCCAATGTCATCGCATGGCCTATCGCGTTTTATGCCATGAGCAAGTGGCTGCAGGATTTTGCGTATCGTATTGATATCAGCTGGTGGGTATTCGGTTTGGCAGGTTTTACCTCGCTGGTTATCGCTTTTGCGACAGTTAGCTTTCAGGCTATTAAAGCTGCTGTAGCTAACCCGGTTAAAAGTTTGAGGAGCGAGTAA
- a CDS encoding ABC transporter permease produces MIRNYIKIALRNLWRNRGFSFINITGLSIGITACFFIFMYVAFELSYDKFHTKADRIYRLVTDIKTPSETINTNITSWAFAPNIKADLPEVEAFVRTSGGSFLVRKGDVKFQEENSMFADSTFFKVFDFKLLKGDPKTALTAPATIVFTESTAKKYFGNADPIGKTVLISGDAIPATVTGVMKDFPGNSQIKADMLISMTSLTQKFNKGIDGQWGNFGATTYLLLKPGTSQKAFEAKMPAFLQNRDGDGMKKSQMFYTLTLEPLKSTYLYSKRGGQEVGSISNVYIFGIVAVFILLIACINFVNLTTARSVERAKEVGIRKVVGAERGQLAGQFIGESVVLCIIAFLLTLALVALLLPTFNQLAGKTISTGVFSNWYYVLILFAASVCIGFLAGLYPAVVLSSFKPVVVLKGRFSGSKKGGALRKTLVIAQFSISIALIIGTIVVYNQMSFMQNRDLGFNKDQMVVLDTNDDPAKDALKNAIGSIPGVVSTASASSIPGGGNNGAYSEIENKKGDLQIANLDLYFVDYDYVNQFKIKMVAGRSFSREFSTDTAQAMLINEAAVKLFGYSSPKEAIGRRFKQWGREGKIVGVMKDFHFRSLQEVIKPLTMRIELRNLSLITVKVSPKNLNSTLAQIEGKWKQFIPNRPYNYYFLDQFFDRQYRAEQRFGKLFFNFAILAIFISCLGLLGLASYSTLQRTREIGIRKVLGASVPGIVNLLSLDFLKLILISCIIAMPVGWYFMHQWLKDFAYRIDIQWWVFVLAGILAILVAIATISFQAIKAAISNPVKSLRSE; encoded by the coding sequence GTGATCAGAAACTACATTAAAATCGCCCTTCGGAACCTTTGGAGGAACCGGGGTTTTTCGTTTATCAATATTACAGGATTATCCATTGGTATAACAGCCTGTTTTTTCATTTTTATGTATGTAGCCTTTGAGTTGAGCTATGATAAATTCCATACAAAGGCCGATAGGATCTATCGCTTGGTGACCGATATTAAAACTCCAAGCGAAACCATTAATACCAATATCACCTCATGGGCTTTTGCTCCTAACATTAAGGCCGACCTGCCCGAGGTAGAAGCTTTTGTACGTACCAGCGGCGGCAGTTTTTTGGTGCGCAAGGGCGATGTAAAGTTCCAGGAAGAGAACTCCATGTTTGCTGACTCAACATTTTTTAAAGTTTTTGATTTTAAGCTTTTGAAAGGTGATCCTAAGACCGCGCTTACTGCTCCTGCTACCATAGTATTTACGGAGTCGACTGCAAAAAAGTATTTTGGCAATGCCGATCCGATTGGTAAAACCGTTTTGATTTCCGGAGATGCTATTCCGGCCACGGTTACCGGTGTTATGAAAGATTTCCCCGGGAACTCCCAGATCAAGGCGGATATGCTGATTTCTATGACATCGTTAACCCAGAAGTTTAATAAAGGAATAGATGGTCAATGGGGCAATTTCGGCGCAACCACCTATCTGTTGTTAAAGCCGGGCACAAGCCAGAAAGCTTTTGAAGCAAAAATGCCTGCCTTTTTGCAAAACCGCGATGGCGATGGCATGAAGAAAAGCCAGATGTTTTATACCCTTACACTCGAGCCATTAAAATCTACCTACCTCTATTCAAAAAGAGGCGGCCAGGAAGTTGGCAGCATCAGCAATGTGTATATATTCGGCATTGTGGCTGTTTTTATTTTGCTGATAGCCTGCATCAACTTTGTTAACCTTACCACTGCCCGATCGGTTGAACGCGCCAAAGAAGTAGGGATCCGTAAAGTTGTGGGCGCCGAAAGAGGTCAGCTAGCAGGTCAGTTCATCGGCGAATCGGTAGTGCTATGTATCATTGCATTTCTGCTTACACTGGCGCTGGTTGCTTTATTGCTGCCTACGTTTAACCAACTGGCCGGTAAAACTATTAGTACAGGGGTTTTTTCTAACTGGTATTATGTCCTTATCCTTTTTGCAGCTTCAGTATGTATCGGGTTCCTTGCAGGGTTATACCCCGCAGTGGTACTGTCATCCTTTAAACCTGTTGTTGTTTTAAAGGGCCGGTTTTCGGGCAGTAAAAAGGGCGGAGCTTTACGTAAAACTCTTGTTATTGCACAATTCAGTATTTCTATTGCGCTTATCATTGGCACCATTGTGGTTTACAATCAAATGAGCTTTATGCAAAACCGGGACCTTGGTTTTAATAAAGACCAAATGGTAGTACTTGATACTAATGATGATCCTGCTAAGGATGCTTTGAAAAATGCCATCGGTTCAATTCCTGGTGTTGTTTCAACAGCCTCAGCTTCAAGTATCCCCGGCGGTGGCAACAATGGAGCTTATTCCGAGATAGAGAACAAAAAAGGTGATTTGCAAATCGCCAATCTCGATCTCTATTTTGTTGATTACGACTATGTAAACCAGTTTAAGATCAAAATGGTTGCCGGTCGCTCTTTCTCCCGCGAGTTTAGTACAGATACCGCCCAGGCCATGCTGATCAACGAGGCTGCTGTTAAACTGTTTGGTTACAGTTCGCCAAAAGAAGCCATCGGCCGCCGTTTTAAACAATGGGGCCGCGAAGGCAAAATAGTAGGGGTAATGAAGGATTTTCACTTCCGGTCGTTACAGGAAGTGATTAAACCTCTTACCATGCGTATCGAATTACGCAATCTCTCCCTGATCACTGTAAAAGTATCACCTAAAAATCTGAATAGCACATTGGCGCAGATAGAGGGTAAATGGAAACAATTTATCCCTAACAGACCATACAACTATTATTTTTTAGACCAATTTTTTGACAGGCAGTACCGTGCCGAGCAGCGCTTTGGTAAGTTGTTTTTCAATTTTGCCATCCTGGCCATATTTATTTCATGCTTAGGCTTGCTTGGCCTGGCCTCGTACAGCACACTGCAGCGCACCCGCGAAATAGGGATCCGCAAAGTACTTGGTGCATCGGTACCAGGTATAGTGAACCTGCTATCGTTAGATTTTTTAAAGCTGATATTGATATCCTGCATAATTGCTATGCCGGTAGGCTGGTATTTTATGCATCAGTGGCTAAAGGATTTTGCATACCGTATTGATATCCAATGGTGGGTATTTGTACTGGCCGGCATCCTGGCCATTTTAGTGGCTATAGCTACCATTAGTTTCCAGGCAATAAAAGCAGCGATAAGTAACCCGGTTAAAAGTTTAAGAAGCGAATAA
- a CDS encoding ABC transporter permease, translating into MIKNYIKTAWRNVVINKVTSLISISGLAVGIGCFILLGTYLLNELRYDRFNVNANRIVRVVYNYKSSDDAAAKSTSLTPTAPVPVFKQQLQEIEDGVRVYWYNNPVQYQDKLFNEKRFLLADEPFFKIFSFKFLQGNAATALKDPSALVITASTAKKYFGSEDALGKVLKVNNKQNMMVTGVVEDVPEYSQIKFDMIGSYAISEHSKTRKWDSANDYSYLLLKPGVNAASVQQKMNTYVAGMFKDDFRQGHKMWFTLEPLIDVHLKSVATYPLTPSGNIKYIYILGAVAIILLLLACVNFLNLVTAKAIERGHEIGVRKVMGAARTQLFTQFIIESAMITLVSLLGGLFLANVSFKWFSDFSGQQLSFQTWNVSWLAMAMVTLFIAVTFLAGTYPSLYLSSFNPIVTLKGKLTNTSGGKTLRRSLVIFQFVVSVFFMICTVIAGSQLQYIQHLNIGINRSQVMVLDIGGKSLKDIHSFNNEVIQLPGVINATASYDSPVDVHGGYSINRADGKNSDYNLSVTALPVERNFLKTLGIKLVQGIDFTDADEQRSTFADANQRTYGFIINEKAANALGWKANEAVGKHIGLNGRMGEIRGVVQNFNFASLHQEITPIVMFTEDYFGKILIKTSGNNIAQTISAVKEKWSAFNPATPFEYHFLDQEFDDMYKSEQRTGSILTAFTLVTIFISCLGLFGLAVFATKQRIKEVGVRKVLGASVFSIVKLVSGDFLKLVIVSVIIASPIAWYAMHRWLQDFAYKISIQLWVFIAAGAVAIFIAFVTVSVQSLKAALANPVKSLRSGD; encoded by the coding sequence ATGATAAAAAACTATATAAAAACAGCGTGGCGTAATGTTGTAATTAATAAGGTTACGTCGTTAATAAGTATTTCGGGTTTGGCAGTAGGGATAGGCTGCTTTATATTGTTAGGTACTTATTTATTGAATGAATTACGGTATGACAGGTTTAATGTTAACGCTAACCGCATTGTTCGTGTGGTTTATAATTATAAATCGTCGGATGATGCTGCGGCAAAATCAACATCATTAACTCCAACTGCTCCGGTGCCTGTATTTAAACAGCAATTGCAGGAAATTGAGGACGGCGTGCGGGTTTACTGGTATAATAACCCGGTGCAATACCAGGATAAGCTGTTTAATGAGAAACGGTTCTTATTAGCTGATGAACCTTTTTTCAAGATCTTTAGTTTTAAGTTTTTGCAGGGTAACGCTGCTACCGCACTTAAAGATCCATCTGCCCTGGTCATTACCGCTTCTACAGCAAAAAAATACTTTGGCAGTGAAGATGCTTTAGGTAAAGTTTTGAAGGTTAATAACAAGCAAAACATGATGGTTACCGGCGTGGTAGAAGATGTGCCTGAGTACTCGCAAATTAAGTTTGACATGATAGGTTCATATGCTATCAGCGAACACTCCAAAACACGTAAATGGGATTCGGCCAATGATTATTCCTATTTGTTGTTAAAACCGGGTGTTAATGCAGCATCGGTTCAGCAAAAGATGAATACTTATGTAGCCGGGATGTTTAAAGATGATTTCAGGCAGGGCCATAAAATGTGGTTCACGCTTGAACCATTGATCGATGTTCACCTGAAATCGGTGGCTACGTATCCGCTTACACCGTCGGGCAATATCAAATACATCTATATTTTGGGTGCGGTAGCGATTATATTATTATTGCTTGCCTGCGTCAATTTTCTTAACCTGGTTACAGCCAAAGCTATTGAACGCGGACATGAAATAGGGGTAAGAAAAGTAATGGGCGCCGCACGCACCCAGCTTTTTACCCAGTTTATCATTGAATCGGCTATGATTACGTTGGTGTCGTTACTTGGCGGTTTATTTTTGGCCAATGTAAGTTTTAAATGGTTCAGCGATTTTTCGGGGCAACAATTAAGTTTCCAAACCTGGAATGTTTCATGGCTGGCCATGGCTATGGTAACCTTATTTATAGCGGTTACTTTTTTAGCTGGCACCTATCCATCTTTATACTTGTCATCATTTAATCCCATTGTTACCTTAAAAGGAAAGCTGACAAATACTTCGGGTGGTAAAACCTTACGCAGGTCGCTGGTGATATTTCAGTTTGTGGTATCCGTGTTCTTCATGATCTGTACGGTTATAGCTGGCAGTCAGTTGCAATACATCCAACATTTGAATATTGGTATTAACAGATCGCAGGTTATGGTACTTGATATTGGTGGTAAATCACTAAAGGATATCCATTCATTTAATAATGAGGTAATACAACTGCCAGGCGTAATTAATGCAACTGCCTCGTATGATTCACCTGTAGATGTTCACGGCGGTTATAGTATTAATCGGGCCGATGGCAAGAATAGCGATTACAATCTTTCAGTAACTGCCCTGCCGGTTGAGCGGAACTTTTTAAAGACCCTTGGTATTAAACTGGTACAAGGTATTGATTTTACGGATGCTGATGAGCAACGATCAACCTTTGCCGATGCAAACCAGCGCACATATGGCTTTATTATTAACGAAAAAGCTGCCAACGCATTGGGTTGGAAAGCTAATGAAGCTGTTGGCAAGCATATCGGCCTTAACGGTCGAATGGGTGAAATAAGGGGTGTTGTGCAAAATTTTAACTTTGCTTCCCTGCACCAGGAAATTACGCCTATTGTAATGTTTACCGAAGATTATTTTGGTAAGATCCTCATCAAAACTTCGGGAAATAATATCGCCCAAACCATATCGGCAGTAAAAGAAAAATGGAGCGCCTTTAACCCGGCCACGCCGTTTGAATATCATTTCCTCGACCAGGAATTTGATGATATGTATAAATCCGAGCAACGTACCGGTTCGATACTGACTGCGTTCACACTGGTTACTATATTCATATCCTGCCTTGGTTTGTTTGGGCTGGCAGTATTCGCTACCAAACAAAGGATAAAAGAAGTTGGGGTACGCAAAGTTTTAGGTGCAAGCGTTTTCAGTATAGTGAAACTTGTTTCGGGCGATTTCCTGAAATTGGTGATCGTATCGGTTATCATCGCTTCGCCGATAGCATGGTACGCTATGCACCGTTGGCTGCAGGATTTTGCTTATAAGATCAGTATTCAGTTATGGGTATTCATTGCTGCAGGTGCCGTAGCTATATTTATCGCTTTTGTTACCGTGAGTGTACAGTCGCTTAAAGCAGCACTCGCTAACCCGGTGAAGAGTTTGAGGTCCGGTGATTAG
- a CDS encoding IS3 family transposase — MRRRGSQAGRQTIRGGFKKKVWRSSIGALRSKYRLNELCRYFEVSRSGYYKAVSAADRKALNETVILSLVHEVRRNHPRLGGKKLYFLLKKDITKAGIRMGRDMFFELLGRHKLLVKRRRKYVSTTDSYHRFRVYRNLMKDRQLTSAHQCWVSDITYIRTSKDFVYLFLITDAFSRKVVGWHLSDSLRIAGAIRSLQMAIRQRQFTDSLIHHSDRGIQYCSNDYTKLLKKAKIGISMTEENHCYENAMAERVNGILKQEYGLDSTFTSEKDALRAVKEAINSYNMNRPHWSLNLATPQQIHMAA; from the coding sequence TTGCGCAGAAGAGGTAGTCAAGCAGGCAGGCAAACTATACGGGGAGGATTTAAAAAAAAAGTTTGGCGGTCAAGTATCGGAGCGCTCCGGTCAAAATACAGATTAAATGAGTTATGCCGCTATTTTGAAGTAAGCCGGAGTGGTTACTATAAAGCGGTATCTGCTGCAGACAGAAAAGCATTAAATGAGACAGTTATCTTATCATTGGTACATGAGGTTCGCAGGAACCATCCGCGTCTGGGAGGCAAGAAGTTATACTTTCTGCTAAAGAAAGATATAACTAAAGCAGGAATACGGATGGGTAGGGATATGTTCTTTGAGTTGTTGGGCCGGCATAAGCTATTGGTAAAAAGACGCCGTAAATATGTTTCTACGACAGATTCTTATCATCGCTTCAGGGTCTACAGGAACCTAATGAAGGATAGACAGCTTACCAGTGCTCATCAGTGTTGGGTATCTGATATTACCTATATTCGTACATCAAAAGACTTTGTATACCTGTTTTTGATCACAGACGCGTTTTCGCGAAAAGTGGTAGGCTGGCATTTGTCAGATAGTCTTAGAATTGCGGGGGCTATCCGTAGCCTTCAAATGGCTATCCGGCAACGACAGTTTACGGATAGCCTGATCCATCATTCAGACCGGGGAATCCAGTATTGCAGCAATGATTATACAAAACTGTTAAAAAAGGCTAAAATCGGTATCAGCATGACAGAAGAGAACCATTGCTACGAAAATGCCATGGCGGAACGGGTGAATGGAATCTTAAAACAAGAATATGGTCTTGATAGTACATTCACTTCCGAAAAGGATGCACTTAGGGCAGTAAAAGAGGCTATAAACTCATATAATATGAACAGGCCGCATTGGTCCTTAAACCTGGCAACACCGCAGCAGATACACATGGCTGCATAA